One genomic segment of Anguilla anguilla isolate fAngAng1 chromosome 2, fAngAng1.pri, whole genome shotgun sequence includes these proteins:
- the LOC118219979 gene encoding zinc finger protein 2-like — MQDAETTLPELTEQHRIRQKEEELSGLESVHMAESETDCAAPGLNTLEPECVTAHSRVSDVHHTHTSLIKTETDLGSTRTGDLKTETLDSTELGYVTHLHPDQIKTETDDGGYLKAEHISDLQDVKCVHIKSDQMKCESSESLVSDLMNPVMNGAGVDHKDQTEPWQCAGEPNTDCTKEDIHDLMTQCEDVNHHSDINNENNLTRIVQKSRNLRKNPKSCRKMSETIESIMNNSKKSKMLSNFFQSKTVHRNKGEINMGEMSYKCTQCEKCFCSKYYLDIHLRIHTGEKPFKCIHCAKCFNRKSGLHLHLKIHSDEKPYKCTQCEKCFRIKTALNIHIRTHTGERPYKCPQCGKCFRSNSTLSIHQQIHSGEKPYKCSQCCKFFSRISHLNSHQKIHTGEKPYKCIQCEKDFSTKYYLAVHLRIHTGEKPYKCMHCEKCFHRKSGLQMHLRIHTGEKPYKCLHCEKCFHRKSALNFHQQVHSGENPYKCSQCCKYFSRIYHLNSHQKIHRGEKPYKCTQCEKCFSTKFYLGVHMRIHTGEKPYKCMHCEKCFCRNSSLQMHLRIHTGEKPYMSSP; from the coding sequence ATGCAGGACGCTGAGACAACactaccagagctcactgagcagcacaggatcagacagaaggaagaggaactcagtggactggagtctgtccacatggcagagtcagagacagattgtgctgcaccaggactgaacacactggagccagagtgtgttacagcacacagcagggtcagtgatgtacaccacacacacacatcactgattaaaacagaaactgatctgggcTCCACCCGAACTGGGGATCTTAAGACAGAGACCCTCGACAGTACAGAGCTGGGATATGTAACCCATCTGCATCCtgaccaaatcaaaacagaGACTGATGATGGAGGATACCTTAAGGCAGAACACATTAGTGACTTGCAggatgttaaatgtgttcatattaAATCTGATCAAATGAAGTGTGAATCCAGTGAAAGTTTAGTGAGTGATCTCATGAATCCTGTGATGAATGGAGCTGGTGTTGATCACAAAGATCAGACTGAACCATGGCAATGTGCAGGAGAGCCAAACACAGACTGCACAAAAGAAGATATACATGATTTGATGACCCAATGTGAGGACGTAAACCATCACAGTgacataaacaatgaaaataatctgACCAGAATTGTCCAGAAAAGTAGAAATCTTAGAAAAAATCCTAAATCGTGTAGGAAGATGAGTGAGACAATTGAGTCCATTATGAACAAttcaaagaaaagcaaaatgctttcaaatttcTTCCAAAGCAAGACAGTTCAtagaaataaaggtgaaattaaTATGGGTGAAATGTcatacaagtgtacacagtgtgagaagtgtttttgttcaaaatattaCTTGGATATACACCTCAGAATTCATACCGGTGAAAAACCATTCAAGTGTATACATTGTGCAAAGTGTTTTAATAGAAAATCAGGTTTACATTTGCACCTGAAAATTCATTCAGATGAAAAAccatacaagtgtacacagtgtgagaagtgttttcgtataaaaacagctttaaatatacatataagaACTCATACTGGTGAAAGGCCCTACAAATGtcctcagtgtgggaagtgttttcgTTCGAATTCTACTTTGAGTATACACCAGCAaattcattcaggtgaaaagccctacaaatgttccCAGTGTTGCAAGTTCTTTTCAAGAATATCTCATTTAAATAGCCACCAgaaaattcatacaggtgaaaagccctacaaatgtatcCAGTGTGAGAAGGATTTTagtacaaaatattatttagcCGTACACCTGAGGATTCATACGGGTGAAAAGCCGTATAAGTGTATGCATTGTGAGAAGTGTTTTCATAGAAAATCTGGTTTACAGAtgcacctgagaattcatacaggtgaaaagccctacaagtgTCTGCATTGTGAGAAGTGTTTTCATAGAAAATCTGCTTTAAATTTTCACCAGCAAGTTCATTCAGGTGAAAAtccctacaaatgttctcagtgttgTAAGTACTTTTCCAGAATATATCATTTAAATAGCCACCAGAAAATTCATAGAGGCGAAAAGCCCTACAAGTGTACccagtgtgagaagtgttttagtACAAAGTTTTATTTAGGTGTACACATGAGAATACATACAGGGgaaaagccatacaaatgtatgcattgtgaaaagtgtttttgtagAAACTCTAGTTTACAGATGCACCTGAGAATTcacacaggtgaaaagccctacatgTCTTCTCCGTGA
- the LOC118219975 gene encoding gastrula zinc finger protein XlCGF26.1-like, with protein MMQAGVCLRQDTETTLPELTEQHRIRQKEEELSGLESVHMAESETECSAPGLNTLEPECVTAHSGVSDVQNRHTPLTKTETDLGSSHTGDLIKTENLECTELGYVAHLHPDQIKTETADGGYLQAEHISDLQDINCVKIEFDRIKCESSESLVSNLINAVMNGAGVDHKDQAEQWQCAGEPNTDCKKEEIQELLTQCGELNRYDNTNEHNQARFVQKSTNICGKHKQRTNVTIEPMIMNSCKNQKLLNFFQNQTVHRNKGDLHLGEKPYKCTQCEKCFLRLSHLNSHQRIHAGEKPYKCTSCEKCFSRMSHLNSHQRIHTGEKPYRCTQCGIHFSQTSALNCHKMIHTGEKPYKCTQCGKCFYQKSALNRHKMIHTGEKPYKCTQCGKCFSQTSALNRHKMVHMDEKPFLCIQCGKYFNAKYSLDIHMRIHTDEQPYKCPQCVKSFCRLYDLNSHLKIHSGEQTYKCTECGKCFYRKYNLTCHLSTHTGNKPFKCIECGKCFSQRSELNRHNIIHTGEKPFKCTQCEKCFFSTSSLNLHLKRHTHEYPFKCPQCEKSFSRIYDLNSHMKIHSGERPYKCTECGKCFNRKYNLTCHQSTHR; from the coding sequence ATGATGcaggcaggagtctgtctgagacaggacactgagacaacactaccagagctcactgagcagcacaggatcagacagaaagaagaggaactcagtggactggagtctgtacacatggcagagtcagagacagagtgttctgcaccaggactcaacacactggagccagagtgtgttacagcacacagcggggtcagtgatgtacagaacagacacacaccactgacTAAAACTGAAACTGATCTGGGCTCCTCCCACACTGGGGATCTTATTAAGACAGAGAACCTCGAGTGTACAGAGCTGGGATATGTAGCCCATCTGCATCCTGACCAAATCAAAACGGAGACTGCTGATGGAGGATACCTTCAGGCAGAACACATCAGTGACTTGCAGGATATTAATTGTGTGAAAATTGAATTTGATAGGATTAAGTGTGAATCCAGTGAAAGTTTAGTGAGTAATCTCATAAATGCTGTAATGAATGGAGCTGGTGTTGATCACAAAGACCAGGCTGAACAATGGCAATGTGCAGGAGAGCCAAACACAGactgtaaaaaagaagaaattcagGAGCTGCTGACCCAGTGTGGGGAATTAAATCGCTATGACAACACTAATGAACATAATCAGGCCAGATTTGTTCAGAAAAGTACGAACATTTGTGGCAAACATAAACAGCGAACAAATGTGACAATTGAACCCATGATAATGAATTcatgcaaaaaccaaaaactttTGAATTTCTTTCAAAACCAGACTGTTCATAGAAATAAAGGGGACCTTCATTTAGGAgaaaagccatacaagtgtacacagtgtgagaagtgcTTTTTGAGATTGTCTCATTTAAATagccaccagagaattcatgctggtgaaaagccctacaaatgtacttCGTGTGAGAAGTGCTTTTCCAGAATGTCTCATTTAAATagccaccagagaattcatacaggtgaaaaaccctacaGATGTACTCAGTGTGGGATTCATTTTTCGCAAACAAGTGCTTTAAATTGCCACAAgatgattcatacaggtgaaaagccctacaaatgtactcagtgtgggaaatgtttttaccaaaaaagtgctttaaatcGCCACAAgatgattcatacaggtgaaaagccctacaaatgtactcagtgtgggaaatgtttttccCAAACAAGTGCGTTAAATCGCCACAAGATGGTTCATATGGATGAAAAACCCTTTCTTTGTATTCAGTGTGGGAagtattttaatgcaaaatattcTTTAGATATACACATGAGAATTCATACAGATGAACAGCCTTACAAATGTCCTCAGTGTGTGAAGTCTTTCTGTAGACTATATGATTTAAATAGCCACCTGAAAATTCACTCAGGTGAACAGACCTACAAGTGTACAGagtgtggaaaatgtttttatcgGAAATATAATTTAACTTGCCACCTGAGTACTCACACGGGTAACAAGCCCTTCAAATGTATtgagtgtgggaagtgtttttcccaaaGAAGTGAGCTAAATCGTCACAATataattcatacaggtgaaaaaccctTCAAGTGTACTcagtgtgaaaagtgttttttttcaacatCATCTTTAAATTTACACTTGAAAAGGCATACACATGAATATCCCTTCAAATGTCCTCAGTGTGAGAAGTCTTTCTCCAGAATATATGATTTAAATAGCCACATGAAAATTCATTCAGGTGAACGGCCCTACAAGTGTACAGAATGCGGGAAgtgttttaacagaaaatataatCTAACTTGCCACCAGAGTACtcacaggtga
- the LOC118219984 gene encoding zinc finger protein 2 homolog isoform X4 gives MAESETECAAPGLNTLECVTAHSVVSDVHHTHTSLIKTETDLGSTHSGDLKTETLDSTELGYVTHLHPDQIKTETDDGGYLKAEHISDLQDVKCVHIKSDQMKCESSESLVSDLMNTVMTGTDVHQKDLNESWHCAGEPNPNCKKEEILDLPTHCRGLNHHCGINNENNQTRIVQNSANNISKSPHFQRTNVIIEPVAINSRKYLSHLNSFQDKTIQRNKGEIHAGEKPYKCTLCEKCFSQKSHLNRHLQIHTGEKPFKCIQCGKCFSRKSDLNRHLRIHTGEKPFKCIQCGKCFSQKSALNCHKMIHTCEKPYKCVQCGKCFSQKSTLNCHKMIHTGEKPYKCVQCGKCFITNYDLNVHLRIHTGEMPYKCSHCGKSFSKLAQLNSHQRIHTGEKPYNCIECGKCFAQQSTLNYHKMIHTGEKPHKCPQCGKCFCKISNLHCHQRVHMDQKPYTCAHCGKCFSKLSHLNRHKPYKCIQCGTCCSTKSALNIHLRIHTGEMP, from the coding sequence atggcagagtcagagacagagtgtgctgcaccaggactcaacacactagagtgtgttacagcacacagcgtggtcagtgatgtacaccatacacacacatcactgattaaaacagaaactgatctgggcTCCACCCACTCTGGGGATCTTAAGACAGAGACCCTCGACAGTACAGAGCTGGGATATGTAACCCATCTGCATCCtgaccaaatcaaaacagaGACTGATGATGGAGGATACCTTAAGGCAGAACACATTAGTGACTTGCAggatgttaaatgtgttcatattaAATCTGATCAAATGAAGTGTGAATCCAGTGAAAGTTTAGTGAGTGATCTCATGAATACTGTGATGACTGGGACTGATGTTCATCAGAAAGACCTGAATGAATCATGGCACTGTGCAGGAGAGCCAAATCCTaactgtaaaaaagaagaaattcttGATCTGCCGACCCATTGTAGGGGCTTAAATCATCATTGTGgcataaacaatgaaaataatcagACAAGAATTGTCCAGAACAGTGCAAACAATATCAGCAAGTCTCCTCATTTCCAGAGAACAAATGTCATAATTGAACCCGTGGCAATTAATTCACGTAAATATCTGAGccatttgaattcatttcaaGACAAGACAATTCAAAGAAATAAAGGGGAAATTCAtgcaggtgaaaagccctacaagtgTACACTGTGTGAGAAGTGCTTTTCCCAAAAATCTCATTTAAATAGACACCTGcaaattcatacaggtgaaaagccatttaaatgtattcagtgtgggaagtgctttagtagaaaatctgatttaaataGACACCttagaattcatacaggtgaaaagccatttaaatgtattcagtgtgggaagtgtttttcacaaaaaagtgctttaaattGCCACAAGATGATTCATACatgtgaaaagccatacaaatgtgttcagtgtgggaagtgtttttcacaaaaaagtaCTTTAAATTGCCACAAgatgattcatacaggtgaaaagccatacaaatgtgttcagtgtgggaagtgttttattacaaattatgACTTAAATgtacacctgagaattcatacaggagAGATGCCATACAAATGTTCACATTGTGGgaagtcattttcaaaattggCTCAGTTGAATAGTCatcagagaattcatacaggtgaaaaaccctacaaTTGTATAGAGTGCGGGAAGTGTTTTGCACAACAAAGTACTTTAAATTACCACAAgatgattcatacaggtgaaaagccacaCAAATGtcctcagtgtgggaagtgtttttgcaaaataagtaatttaCATTGTCACCAGAGAGTTCATATGGATCAAAAGCCCTACACATGTGCAcattgtgggaagtgcttttccaaATTATCTCATTTAAATCGCCACAAGCcatacaaatgtattcagtgtggtACATGTTGTAGTACGAAGTCTGCTCTAAATatacacctgagaattcatacaggtgaaatgCCATAG
- the LOC118219984 gene encoding zinc finger protein 37 homolog isoform X3: MNRSKSKELRFSTPLSRQDTEATLPELTEQHWIRQKEEELSGLESVHMAESETECAAPGLNTLECVTAHSVVSDVHHTHTSLIKTETDLGSTHSGDLKTETLDSTELGYVTHLHPDQIKTETDDGGYLKAEHISDLQDVKCVHIKSDQMKCESSESLVSDLMNTVMTGTDVHQKDLNESWHCAGEPNPNCKKEEILDLPTHCRGLNHHCGINNENNQTRIVQNSANNISKSPHFQRTNVIIEPVAINSRKYLSHLNSFQDKTIQRNKGEIHAGEKPYKCTLCEKCFSQKSHLNRHLQIHTGEKPFKCIQCGKCFSRKSDLNRHLRIHTGEKPFKCIQCGKCFSQKSALNCHKMIHTCEKPYKCVQCGKCFITNYDLNVHLRIHTGEMPYKCSHCGKSFSKLAQLNSHQRIHTGEKPYNCIECGKCFAQQSTLNYHKMIHTGEKPHKCPQCGKCFCKISNLHCHQRVHMDQKPYTCAHCGKCFSKLSHLNRHKPYKCIQCGTCCSTKSALNIHLRIHTGEMP; encoded by the exons GAGCTGCGGTTCAGCACACCTTTGAGCAGACAGGACACCGAGGCAACactaccagagctcactgagcagcactggaTCAGgcagaaagaagaggaactcagtggactggagtctgtccacatggcagagtcagagacagagtgtgctgcaccaggactcaacacactagagtgtgttacagcacacagcgtggtcagtgatgtacaccatacacacacatcactgattaaaacagaaactgatctgggcTCCACCCACTCTGGGGATCTTAAGACAGAGACCCTCGACAGTACAGAGCTGGGATATGTAACCCATCTGCATCCtgaccaaatcaaaacagaGACTGATGATGGAGGATACCTTAAGGCAGAACACATTAGTGACTTGCAggatgttaaatgtgttcatattaAATCTGATCAAATGAAGTGTGAATCCAGTGAAAGTTTAGTGAGTGATCTCATGAATACTGTGATGACTGGGACTGATGTTCATCAGAAAGACCTGAATGAATCATGGCACTGTGCAGGAGAGCCAAATCCTaactgtaaaaaagaagaaattcttGATCTGCCGACCCATTGTAGGGGCTTAAATCATCATTGTGgcataaacaatgaaaataatcagACAAGAATTGTCCAGAACAGTGCAAACAATATCAGCAAGTCTCCTCATTTCCAGAGAACAAATGTCATAATTGAACCCGTGGCAATTAATTCACGTAAATATCTGAGccatttgaattcatttcaaGACAAGACAATTCAAAGAAATAAAGGGGAAATTCAtgcaggtgaaaagccctacaagtgTACACTGTGTGAGAAGTGCTTTTCCCAAAAATCTCATTTAAATAGACACCTGcaaattcatacaggtgaaaagccatttaaatgtattcagtgtgggaagtgctttagtagaaaatctgatttaaataGACACCttagaattcatacaggtgaaaagccatttaaatgtattcagtgtgggaagtgtttttcacaaaaaagtgctttaaattGCCACAAGATGATTCATACatgtgaaaagccatacaaatgtgttcagtgtgggaagtgtttt attacaaattatgACTTAAATgtacacctgagaattcatacaggagAGATGCCATACAAATGTTCACATTGTGGgaagtcattttcaaaattggCTCAGTTGAATAGTCatcagagaattcatacaggtgaaaaaccctacaaTTGTATAGAGTGCGGGAAGTGTTTTGCACAACAAAGTACTTTAAATTACCACAAgatgattcatacaggtgaaaagccacaCAAATGtcctcagtgtgggaagtgtttttgcaaaataagtaatttaCATTGTCACCAGAGAGTTCATATGGATCAAAAGCCCTACACATGTGCAcattgtgggaagtgcttttccaaATTATCTCATTTAAATCGCCACAAGCcatacaaatgtattcagtgtggtACATGTTGTAGTACGAAGTCTGCTCTAAATatacacctgagaattcatacaggtgaaatgCCATAG
- the LOC118219984 gene encoding zinc finger protein 2 homolog isoform X2: protein MELRFSTPLSRQDTEATLPELTEQHWIRQKEEELSGLESVHMAESETECAAPGLNTLECVTAHSVVSDVHHTHTSLIKTETDLGSTHSGDLKTETLDSTELGYVTHLHPDQIKTETDDGGYLKAEHISDLQDVKCVHIKSDQMKCESSESLVSDLMNTVMTGTDVHQKDLNESWHCAGEPNPNCKKEEILDLPTHCRGLNHHCGINNENNQTRIVQNSANNISKSPHFQRTNVIIEPVAINSRKYLSHLNSFQDKTIQRNKGEIHAGEKPYKCTLCEKCFSQKSHLNRHLQIHTGEKPFKCIQCGKCFSRKSDLNRHLRIHTGEKPFKCIQCGKCFSQKSALNCHKMIHTCEKPYKCVQCGKCFSQKSTLNCHKMIHTGEKPYKCVQCGKCFITNYDLNVHLRIHTGEMPYKCSHCGKSFSKLAQLNSHQRIHTGEKPYNCIECGKCFAQQSTLNYHKMIHTGEKPHKCPQCGKCFCKISNLHCHQRVHMDQKPYTCAHCGKCFSKLSHLNRHKPYKCIQCGTCCSTKSALNIHLRIHTGEMP, encoded by the coding sequence GAGCTGCGGTTCAGCACACCTTTGAGCAGACAGGACACCGAGGCAACactaccagagctcactgagcagcactggaTCAGgcagaaagaagaggaactcagtggactggagtctgtccacatggcagagtcagagacagagtgtgctgcaccaggactcaacacactagagtgtgttacagcacacagcgtggtcagtgatgtacaccatacacacacatcactgattaaaacagaaactgatctgggcTCCACCCACTCTGGGGATCTTAAGACAGAGACCCTCGACAGTACAGAGCTGGGATATGTAACCCATCTGCATCCtgaccaaatcaaaacagaGACTGATGATGGAGGATACCTTAAGGCAGAACACATTAGTGACTTGCAggatgttaaatgtgttcatattaAATCTGATCAAATGAAGTGTGAATCCAGTGAAAGTTTAGTGAGTGATCTCATGAATACTGTGATGACTGGGACTGATGTTCATCAGAAAGACCTGAATGAATCATGGCACTGTGCAGGAGAGCCAAATCCTaactgtaaaaaagaagaaattcttGATCTGCCGACCCATTGTAGGGGCTTAAATCATCATTGTGgcataaacaatgaaaataatcagACAAGAATTGTCCAGAACAGTGCAAACAATATCAGCAAGTCTCCTCATTTCCAGAGAACAAATGTCATAATTGAACCCGTGGCAATTAATTCACGTAAATATCTGAGccatttgaattcatttcaaGACAAGACAATTCAAAGAAATAAAGGGGAAATTCAtgcaggtgaaaagccctacaagtgTACACTGTGTGAGAAGTGCTTTTCCCAAAAATCTCATTTAAATAGACACCTGcaaattcatacaggtgaaaagccatttaaatgtattcagtgtgggaagtgctttagtagaaaatctgatttaaataGACACCttagaattcatacaggtgaaaagccatttaaatgtattcagtgtgggaagtgtttttcacaaaaaagtgctttaaattGCCACAAGATGATTCATACatgtgaaaagccatacaaatgtgttcagtgtgggaagtgtttttcacaaaaaagtaCTTTAAATTGCCACAAgatgattcatacaggtgaaaagccatacaaatgtgttcagtgtgggaagtgttttattacaaattatgACTTAAATgtacacctgagaattcatacaggagAGATGCCATACAAATGTTCACATTGTGGgaagtcattttcaaaattggCTCAGTTGAATAGTCatcagagaattcatacaggtgaaaaaccctacaaTTGTATAGAGTGCGGGAAGTGTTTTGCACAACAAAGTACTTTAAATTACCACAAgatgattcatacaggtgaaaagccacaCAAATGtcctcagtgtgggaagtgtttttgcaaaataagtaatttaCATTGTCACCAGAGAGTTCATATGGATCAAAAGCCCTACACATGTGCAcattgtgggaagtgcttttccaaATTATCTCATTTAAATCGCCACAAGCcatacaaatgtattcagtgtggtACATGTTGTAGTACGAAGTCTGCTCTAAATatacacctgagaattcatacaggtgaaatgCCATAG
- the LOC118219984 gene encoding zinc finger protein 2 homolog isoform X1, with protein MNRSKSKELRFSTPLSRQDTEATLPELTEQHWIRQKEEELSGLESVHMAESETECAAPGLNTLECVTAHSVVSDVHHTHTSLIKTETDLGSTHSGDLKTETLDSTELGYVTHLHPDQIKTETDDGGYLKAEHISDLQDVKCVHIKSDQMKCESSESLVSDLMNTVMTGTDVHQKDLNESWHCAGEPNPNCKKEEILDLPTHCRGLNHHCGINNENNQTRIVQNSANNISKSPHFQRTNVIIEPVAINSRKYLSHLNSFQDKTIQRNKGEIHAGEKPYKCTLCEKCFSQKSHLNRHLQIHTGEKPFKCIQCGKCFSRKSDLNRHLRIHTGEKPFKCIQCGKCFSQKSALNCHKMIHTCEKPYKCVQCGKCFSQKSTLNCHKMIHTGEKPYKCVQCGKCFITNYDLNVHLRIHTGEMPYKCSHCGKSFSKLAQLNSHQRIHTGEKPYNCIECGKCFAQQSTLNYHKMIHTGEKPHKCPQCGKCFCKISNLHCHQRVHMDQKPYTCAHCGKCFSKLSHLNRHKPYKCIQCGTCCSTKSALNIHLRIHTGEMP; from the coding sequence GAGCTGCGGTTCAGCACACCTTTGAGCAGACAGGACACCGAGGCAACactaccagagctcactgagcagcactggaTCAGgcagaaagaagaggaactcagtggactggagtctgtccacatggcagagtcagagacagagtgtgctgcaccaggactcaacacactagagtgtgttacagcacacagcgtggtcagtgatgtacaccatacacacacatcactgattaaaacagaaactgatctgggcTCCACCCACTCTGGGGATCTTAAGACAGAGACCCTCGACAGTACAGAGCTGGGATATGTAACCCATCTGCATCCtgaccaaatcaaaacagaGACTGATGATGGAGGATACCTTAAGGCAGAACACATTAGTGACTTGCAggatgttaaatgtgttcatattaAATCTGATCAAATGAAGTGTGAATCCAGTGAAAGTTTAGTGAGTGATCTCATGAATACTGTGATGACTGGGACTGATGTTCATCAGAAAGACCTGAATGAATCATGGCACTGTGCAGGAGAGCCAAATCCTaactgtaaaaaagaagaaattcttGATCTGCCGACCCATTGTAGGGGCTTAAATCATCATTGTGgcataaacaatgaaaataatcagACAAGAATTGTCCAGAACAGTGCAAACAATATCAGCAAGTCTCCTCATTTCCAGAGAACAAATGTCATAATTGAACCCGTGGCAATTAATTCACGTAAATATCTGAGccatttgaattcatttcaaGACAAGACAATTCAAAGAAATAAAGGGGAAATTCAtgcaggtgaaaagccctacaagtgTACACTGTGTGAGAAGTGCTTTTCCCAAAAATCTCATTTAAATAGACACCTGcaaattcatacaggtgaaaagccatttaaatgtattcagtgtgggaagtgctttagtagaaaatctgatttaaataGACACCttagaattcatacaggtgaaaagccatttaaatgtattcagtgtgggaagtgtttttcacaaaaaagtgctttaaattGCCACAAGATGATTCATACatgtgaaaagccatacaaatgtgttcagtgtgggaagtgtttttcacaaaaaagtaCTTTAAATTGCCACAAgatgattcatacaggtgaaaagccatacaaatgtgttcagtgtgggaagtgttttattacaaattatgACTTAAATgtacacctgagaattcatacaggagAGATGCCATACAAATGTTCACATTGTGGgaagtcattttcaaaattggCTCAGTTGAATAGTCatcagagaattcatacaggtgaaaaaccctacaaTTGTATAGAGTGCGGGAAGTGTTTTGCACAACAAAGTACTTTAAATTACCACAAgatgattcatacaggtgaaaagccacaCAAATGtcctcagtgtgggaagtgtttttgcaaaataagtaatttaCATTGTCACCAGAGAGTTCATATGGATCAAAAGCCCTACACATGTGCAcattgtgggaagtgcttttccaaATTATCTCATTTAAATCGCCACAAGCcatacaaatgtattcagtgtggtACATGTTGTAGTACGAAGTCTGCTCTAAATatacacctgagaattcatacaggtgaaatgCCATAG